The following are encoded in a window of Fusarium oxysporum f. sp. lycopersici 4287 chromosome 5, whole genome shotgun sequence genomic DNA:
- a CDS encoding hypothetical protein (At least one base has a quality score < 10) yields the protein MSEMSSKNTFEYDVEWQKGDVDVKTEESVSKGELEIVNFGKKQGAGSRVREVIGAEERL from the coding sequence ATGTCCGAAATGTCATCGAAGAACACGTTCGAGTATGACGTCGAATGGCAAAAAGGTGATGTCGATGTCAAGACGGAGGAATCGGTGTCGAAGGGAGAACTCGAAATCGTGAACTTCGGCAAAAAACAAGGAGCAGGCAGCAGGGTGAGAGAGGTTATAGGTGCGGAAGAGAGACTTTAG
- a CDS encoding hypothetical protein (At least one base has a quality score < 10), translating into MGTLVDMVWIDGHMTRRTPATSPLYAKITLFTISEEWCSGNTLPTKPKVLNPHLKNLSPHCPLLAFWQGSRLRILSYRDPLFGPRFRTLGRPVLDDDPIYRPRPQRWHPPFTITI; encoded by the coding sequence ATGGGCACACTTGTCGACATGGTGTGGATTGATGGACACATGACAAGACGGACACCAGCCACCTCCCCCTTATATGCCAAAATTACTCTGTTTACCATCAGCGAGGAGTGGTGTAGTGGGAATACGTTACCTACCAAACCTAAAGTCTTAAATCCGCACCTAAAAAACCTCTCACCCCACTGCCCACTCCTCGCTTTTTGGCAGGGCTCCCGACTTCGAATCCTCTCCTACAGGGATCCCCTTTTTGGTCCTCGATTTCGCACCCTTGGCAGACCAGTACTTGACGATGATCCTATCTACAGGCCTCGTCCTCAGCGATGGCATCCCCCTTTTACCATCACGATTTAG